In Haloplanus vescus, a single genomic region encodes these proteins:
- a CDS encoding RNA-guided endonuclease InsQ/TnpB family protein codes for MSVVVRRTNTFAVRPLSEQDEQLLRELLDASASLWNELNYERRQNFFDGDSVWDTADYRKQYVGVLGSATAQQVIRKNSEAWRSFFAACEDGEDAAPPGYWGNEEAGRELRTYIRNDSYTIETGERSRLEIPVGQDLKDEYGLGYYDRLRLEVCGAPKWDGEQGRLELYFDEIDDTFRAIQPVTVPDSRQDSPLADESAALDVGANNLVACTTTTGQQYLYEGRDLFARFRETTEEIARLQSKLQEGRNSSQRIRSLYRKRTRRRDHAQDALVRNLIERLYDEGVDTVYVGDLTDVLVDYWSAEVNEKTHQFWAYRSFIDRLATTAEEYGITVEVRSEAYTTAECPVCGEREKTERDGNVFRCSCGYEGHADLGASRTFLERQAGVNLDVGSMARPVRLKWDDHIWSEFSRSPERASPNEERTNRSTRTGKLASVGAA; via the coding sequence ATGTCTGTTGTCGTGAGGCGAACCAATACGTTCGCGGTGCGACCGCTCTCCGAGCAGGATGAGCAACTGCTCCGCGAGTTGTTGGACGCCTCCGCCAGCCTGTGGAACGAACTGAACTACGAGCGCCGTCAGAACTTCTTCGACGGCGACTCCGTATGGGATACTGCCGACTACCGAAAACAGTACGTCGGTGTCCTCGGCTCCGCTACTGCCCAACAAGTCATCCGTAAGAACAGCGAGGCGTGGCGGTCGTTCTTCGCCGCCTGCGAAGATGGCGAGGACGCCGCCCCGCCCGGTTACTGGGGCAACGAGGAGGCCGGTAGAGAGTTGCGGACGTACATCCGTAATGACTCCTACACCATCGAAACTGGTGAACGGAGTCGCCTCGAAATCCCGGTCGGCCAAGACCTGAAAGATGAGTACGGACTTGGCTACTACGACCGCCTACGGCTCGAAGTCTGCGGCGCTCCCAAGTGGGACGGCGAACAGGGCCGATTGGAACTGTACTTCGACGAGATCGACGACACGTTCAGAGCCATTCAGCCTGTCACTGTCCCGGATTCTCGACAGGATTCACCACTAGCCGACGAATCGGCTGCTCTGGATGTAGGCGCGAACAACCTCGTCGCTTGTACCACCACCACCGGCCAGCAGTATCTCTACGAGGGACGCGACCTGTTCGCCCGCTTCCGTGAAACCACCGAAGAAATCGCGAGGCTCCAATCGAAACTCCAAGAGGGCCGAAACAGCAGTCAGCGGATTCGATCCCTGTACCGCAAGCGAACGCGCCGCCGCGACCACGCCCAAGACGCTCTCGTGCGGAATTTGATCGAGCGACTATACGACGAAGGTGTCGATACGGTGTACGTCGGCGACCTTACGGACGTGCTGGTGGACTACTGGAGCGCGGAAGTGAACGAGAAAACCCACCAGTTCTGGGCGTATCGCTCGTTCATCGATCGTCTCGCCACGACCGCCGAGGAGTACGGTATCACGGTCGAAGTCCGCTCAGAAGCATACACGACGGCGGAGTGTCCAGTGTGTGGCGAACGAGAGAAGACGGAGCGGGACGGCAACGTGTTCCGCTGTTCGTGTGGCTACGAGGGGCACGCCGACCTCGGTGCGTCACGGACATTCCTCGAACGACAGGCTGGCGTAAATCTGGACGTCGGGTCGATGGCACGGCCTGTGCGCCTCAAGTGGGACGACCACATTTGGTCGGAGTTCTCACGCTCTCCCGAGAGGGCCAGTCCCAACGAGGAGCGCACAAACCGGAGTACTCGCACGGGGAAACTTGCCTCCGTGGGTGCGGCATAG